A window of Mercenaria mercenaria strain notata chromosome 16, MADL_Memer_1, whole genome shotgun sequence contains these coding sequences:
- the LOC123540625 gene encoding cholecystokinin receptor type A-like, producing MQDNMKSINETSLTSLSDQDKLLQEANRRKVIEHIPLIVVLFIITVIGIIGNILTISFYGFRAKRTPTFTLIKLLAIVDLIVCFLCFTTIADLCVNIKFTSAVLCKLMYFLDHWSMQSSVLILWIISIHRYRRLCKPVGRQLTVKSATIAVILLSGFSMIYCTNIFITYNPVKVNISTSDASIPIVIGHYCTNTDEPNLNGVLLTFHISDVVLVIFCFITFVFTYGNIWRTVRKHNRKTAAIHNVPSKHPRQKLADVRLDSKTPISNASSKDNLSAEQATIFQSHIDSTTVETEIFSTKQSGSSDQTLAKIGKVTAVKSFRKVQTPSKSATVTRERNITAVMFAVTVGLVICFTPYFIASVGIRAMSATTEEELNTGMELALRFPFFNSVINPIIFCVLNSQYRRYIKEKLTLCLNTESH from the exons ATGCAAGACAATATGAAAAGTATTAACGAAACCTCTTTAACGTCATTGTCAGATCAAGACAAACTATTGCAAGAAGCCAACCGGCGAAAAGTAATAGAACACATTCCTCTGatagttgttttgtttataataacaGTTATCGGAATAATCGGAAATATTCTGACAATTTCATTTTATGGCTTCAGAGCGAAAAGGACGCCAACCTTCACATTAATAAAATTGTTGGCAATCGTTGACCTAATTGTCTGTTTCCTCTGCTTTACAACAATTGCAGACCTTTGCGTAAACATCAAGTTTACAAGTGCAGTACTTTGCAAATTGATGTACTTTTTAGACCATTGGTCAATGCAATCGTCCGTGCTGATACTTTGGATAATATCCATTCACAGATACAGAAGACTCTGTAAGCCTGTTGGACGGCAATTAACCGTGAAATCTGCCACTATAGCAGTCATCCTTTTGTCAGGATTTTCAATGATATATTGCACGAATATCTTTATTACTTATAATCCCGTGAAAGTTAACATCTCTACTTCAGATGCTTCTATTCCGATTGTGATTGGTCATTACTGCACGAATACGGATGAACCAAATTTGAATGGTGTCCTTCTTACTTTCCATATCAGTGATGTTGTATtagtaatattttgtttcattacatTTGTCTTTACATACGGCAATATCTGGCGAACGGTTAGAAAACACAACAGGAAAACGGCGGCAATACATAACGTTCCATCTAAACACCCAAG gcaAAAGTTAGCGGATGTCCGTTTAGATAGCAAAACACCGATAAGTAATGCCAGCTCTAAAGATAATTTGTCTGCTGAACAAGCAACAATATTTCAATCGCATATAGATTCAACTACTGTAGAAACAGAAATTTTTTCAACCAAGCAATCAGGTTCTTCTGATCAGACTTTGGCTAAAATTGGAAAGGTAACCGCCGTCAAAAGCTTTAGGAAGGTCCAGACACCATCAAAATCAGCGACAGTTACGCGTGAACGTAACATTACCGCTGTTATGTTTGCCGTTACCGTGGGGCTAGTGATATGTTTCACTCCATATTTCATTGCTTCCGTCGGAATACGAGCGATGTCTGCCACAACAGAAGAGGAACTAAACACCGGCATGGAGCTGGCACTTAGGTTTCCCTTCTTTAACAGTGTCATCAACCCCATCatattttgcgttttaaattctCAATATAGAAGGTACATTAAGGAGAAACTGACATTATGCTTAAATACGGAATCACATTAA
- the LOC123540501 gene encoding uncharacterized protein LOC123540501: MVLSLERAVSLIDLRRTQRRVAALMLNDKHVELQKYPLRKRTLPQRVCYVCSRIDPNGLFRNPDDHLYRKGFFNSCDHLHNAPHTVIVHDEHTKQDSYGEDSLTELAKKRTEKISVTIRRGSKSTKLPSSMKQEEIYESDISKITYEHRSPGDNLLVREVSDSSGRKFSLPPIVPKRSSRLSDRSSRQTVTYSKIMRTPSTVLSRKSPFLSETLPVGSETETVSIGERITVIPTGFDRTSAISGLSTFSEGTTPSKSTNDLDSKFASEEGKSLPIRHSVTTRTSQRSINTPIVDKNSVTTFPSKQTHTTKSKKTLSTSESSTLIDMFLNQSDDLQDGYRPAPPVKEEVMIGENREPVSRPKAGHQRERILQGRHQVTSKQSGSTKVSESGYGLNDDLLTDLGSENPQTQSEHDMEKEMGKTQIGSLSDSCSSNGISDASIIFSEQTAESRYPTEKHELCRCSTAQREKSFSRNLCKACGKKYQLESSMWRDMGSQQIHTQTGTGNDTRASSSTRCLSTRQQMLQHEEAKVKTSVRSKTTTDEDRLTRMYIRSKTSIDEEHLSGMYIRSKTTTEDDYMTRMHMRSKQSPDKDFMGRINLRSKQTIDEDYMDMDNIIYDDDGRYWSSGEESPSPTPMYRHQHAHPYPLVNPDIHKIVYIQALQAAQARNIKDIEDFDEMLRRPNVFSYIPLLPDKNQEDAKHIGLRPDDSTTPKKGQLMKHIFGNFRPDDYYKGNKTEVIFDYTSNDSSTEKLTSGETPIPTN, encoded by the exons ATGGTACTGAGTTTAGAGCGGGCCGTTAGTCTGATAGACTTGCGCAGGACTCAGAGGCGGGTAGCGGCACTGATGCTGAATGATAAACATGTGGAATTACAGAAATACCCA TTGCGAAAACGTACTTTACCACAAAGAGTTTGCTACGTTTGCAGCCGAATTGATCCGAATGGGTTATTTCGTAATCCAGATGACCATCTATATAGGAAAGGGTTTTTCAACTCATGTGACCATTTGCACAACGCTCCACATACAGTAATTGTGCATGATGAACACACGAAACAAGATAGTTACGGCGAAGATTCACTTACCGAACTTGCAAAAAAACGTACAGAAAAAATAAGTGTCACTATACGTAGAGGGTCGAAGTCGACAAAGCTTCCTTCATCAATGAAACAAGAGGAAATATATGAATCAGATATTAGCAAAATTACTTACGAGCATCGTTCACCAGGAGACAATTTGTTAGTGAGAGAAGTATCTGATTCTTCAGGCAGGAAATTTAGTTTGCCACCTATTGTCCCGAAGAGAAGCAGTCGCCTGAGCGATAGATCTTCAAGACAAACAGTCACCTATTCAAAAATTATGAGGACGCCGTCAACCGTATTGTCAAGAAAATCTCCGTTTCTCTCTGAAACACTGCCTGTCGGAAGTGAGACAGAAACAGTTTCAATCGGAGAACGCATTACAGTTATACCGACGGGCTTCGACAGAACAAGTGCAATATCAGGGCTCTCAACATTTTCTGAAGGTACAACTCCATCTAAATCAACCAATGATCTTGATTCCAAGTTCGCGTCTGAGGAGGGCAAGTCATTACCCATTAGACATTCAGTTACTACAAGGACGAGTCAACGTTCAATTAATACGCCCATTGTTGATAAAAATTCAGTAACTACATTTCCTAGTAAACAGACACATACAACAAAGAGTAAAAAGACTCTATCTACTTCTGAATCCTCCACACTTATTGATATGTTTCTCAACCAATCAGATGACTTACAAGATGGCTATCGTCCAGCGCCACCTGTCAAAGAGGAAGTGATGATAGGTGAAAACCGGGAACCAGTTAGTCGACCTAAAGCAGGGCACCAGCGTGAACGAATTTTACAAGGAAGGCATCAAGTGACGTCAAAACAAAGTGGTTCAACCAAAGTATCGGAATCAG GCTATGGTTTGAATGATGATCTGCTCACGGATCTAGGGTCTGAGAATCCACAGACACAATCAGAGCACGACATGGAGAAAGAGATGGGCAAGACTCAAATAGGTAGCTTATCTGATAGCTGCTCTTCGAACGGTATTAGTGACGCATCCATTATTTTCTCCGAGCAAACTGCAGAATCGCGTTACCCGACAGAAAAGCATGAATTATGCCGATGCTCTACGGCGcaaagagaaaaaagtttttcgcGAAATTTATGCAAAGCGTGCGGTAAAAAGTATCAGTTAGAAAGTAGCATGTGGAGAGATATGGGGTCACAGCAAATACATACACAAACCGGAACCGGAAACGATACTCGCGCTTCAAGTAGCACGCGCTGTTTGTCTACACGACAACAAATGCTCCAACACGAAGAAGCAAAAGTGAAAACTAGTGTAAGAAGTAAAACAACTACCGATGAAGACCGCTTAACAAGAATGTACATAAGAAGTAAAACCTCCATCGATGAAGAACACTTATCAGGAATGTATATAAGAAGTAAAACAACCACTGAAGATGATTATATGACTAGGATGCATATGCGAAGTAAACAGTCTCCTGATAAAGATTTCATGGGTAGAATAAATCTAAGAAGTAAGCAAACGATAGATGAGGACTACATGGATATGGATAACATTATATACGACGATGACGGTCGGTATTGGTCTAGTGGGGAAGAATCGCCCTCGCCGACACCCATGTATCGTCACCAGCATGCACATCCCTATCCATTAGTAAACCCAGatatacataaaattgtttatataCAAGCCTTGCAAGCAGCACAAGCAAGAAATATAAAGGACATTGAAGATTTCGATGAAATGTTACGCCGTCCAAACGTTTTCTCTTATATACCTCTGCTACCAGATAAAAACCAAGAAGACGCGAAACATATTGGACTACGACCAGATGACTCGACAACCCCAAAGAAAGGTCAGcttatgaaacatatttttgGGAACTTTCGGCCTGATGACTATTATAAGGGAAATAAAACTGAAGTTATCTTCGACTATACGTCGAATGATTCTAGTACGGAAAAACTGACTTCTGGTGAGACTCCAATACCGACAAATTAG